One segment of Deinococcus metalli DNA contains the following:
- a CDS encoding DUF4034 domain-containing protein — protein sequence MNDAAPAPLSLLRSGHIGQLHTFLNGRQGQFEAGEIGERDLLSAFQPFDSSDLTLAEGFRSWLSEHPDAYAPHVAMAAWFLGRGWEARGHMTSNLVSDQGWRALQHFLAQADAFAHRATTLTANPLVAATILGRVSGTRGCDLTLDDVQRQAYPEWFTRGVHDNPGSYTLRRLMLLNLRAEWGGSEEHMLTFVRQQQEARLLSDMDVQRLWAEFHSHVSHHALHFANDPVLGVERARLAADLHPAQSEQLFIALSHARAVTAERLEALRRFLTAAEQDDTITPHGNFAWALHNSGDWALPETPRIGALLTRAAGAGDPDAAVMLGRLQLTHPNWRLPDALPLLKAARDQGHTEAAETIVYLRGLVTHPTESDAAQKRDDILQAANLMSGEMSWEVYRQYDDYERQFALEPRQKYRYLHRAADAGDNDARLELAQQLRAGNVELGEDDVLRPVDTAPLQGSLDYAKHLLERAAGSGHAASGKVLKKTSDRDWQAATARRPALRPMSHVPAPARSGFRLSWWHWLAGIAVVRLIASLFGHQW from the coding sequence ATGAACGATGCGGCTCCTGCTCCCTTGTCCCTGTTGCGCTCCGGTCACATCGGTCAGCTCCATACGTTCCTGAATGGCCGGCAGGGGCAGTTCGAGGCCGGCGAGATCGGGGAGCGCGACCTGCTGAGCGCCTTCCAGCCATTCGACTCGTCGGATCTTACGCTGGCCGAGGGCTTCCGGTCATGGCTCTCGGAGCACCCGGACGCCTACGCGCCACACGTCGCCATGGCCGCGTGGTTCCTCGGGCGCGGGTGGGAAGCGCGCGGCCACATGACGTCCAATCTCGTCAGCGACCAGGGCTGGCGGGCCCTACAGCACTTCCTGGCCCAGGCGGACGCCTTCGCGCACCGGGCCACCACCCTGACCGCGAATCCGCTGGTGGCCGCCACCATCCTGGGCCGGGTGAGTGGTACCCGGGGCTGCGACCTGACCCTGGACGACGTGCAGCGCCAGGCCTATCCGGAGTGGTTCACCCGGGGCGTGCACGACAATCCGGGCAGCTACACACTGCGCCGCCTGATGCTGCTGAACCTGCGCGCCGAGTGGGGCGGCAGCGAGGAGCACATGCTGACCTTCGTGCGCCAGCAGCAGGAGGCGCGGCTGCTCTCCGACATGGACGTGCAGCGCCTGTGGGCGGAGTTCCACTCGCACGTGTCGCATCACGCCCTGCACTTCGCGAACGACCCGGTGCTGGGCGTGGAGCGCGCCCGACTGGCCGCAGACCTGCACCCCGCACAGTCGGAGCAGCTCTTCATCGCCCTGTCCCACGCGAGGGCCGTCACCGCCGAGCGCCTGGAGGCCCTGCGCCGCTTCCTGACAGCCGCCGAGCAGGACGACACCATCACGCCACACGGAAACTTCGCGTGGGCGCTACACAACAGCGGCGACTGGGCGCTGCCCGAAACGCCACGGATCGGGGCGCTCCTCACGCGCGCCGCGGGTGCCGGCGATCCGGACGCGGCGGTCATGCTCGGGAGACTGCAGCTCACCCACCCGAACTGGCGGCTGCCGGACGCCCTGCCGCTGCTCAAGGCTGCCCGTGATCAGGGCCACACCGAGGCGGCCGAGACCATCGTGTACCTGCGCGGCCTGGTGACCCACCCGACCGAGTCGGACGCCGCGCAGAAGCGGGACGACATCCTGCAGGCCGCGAACCTGATGAGCGGAGAGATGAGCTGGGAGGTGTACCGGCAGTACGACGACTACGAACGCCAGTTCGCCCTGGAGCCGCGCCAGAAGTACCGCTACCTGCACCGCGCCGCCGATGCTGGCGACAACGACGCGCGCCTCGAGCTTGCTCAGCAGCTGCGTGCCGGCAATGTCGAACTTGGCGAGGACGATGTGCTGCGGCCGGTCGACACGGCTCCCCTCCAGGGCAGCCTGGACTACGCCAAGCACCTGCTGGAGCGGGCGGCAGGTAGTGGCCACGCGGCGTCAGGGAAAGTGCTGAAGAAGACCTCCGACCGGGACTGGCAGGCGGCCACGGCCAGGCGCCCCGCACTCAGGCCCATGTCGCACGTCCCGGCCCCGGCCCGCTCCGGCTTCCGCCTGAGCTGGTGGCACTGGCTGGCCGGAATCGCGGTCGTGCGTCTGATCGCCTCGCTGTTCGGGCACCAGTGGTAA
- the nspC gene encoding carboxynorspermidine decarboxylase — protein MTVADLRLPDVMPVESIDWAAIPSPAFVLDESRLRRNLALIEYVQRESGAQIIVAFKGFSMWSAFPVLREYGITGATASSLNEAILAKEEMQGEVHVYAPAYADEDFPRVLDLADHLVFNSFSQWARFRPQVEAARAAGKTVHVGIRVNPEYAEVETDLYNPAGPYSRLGVTRREFREDLLDGVDGLHFHTLCEKDSDTLERTLEVLERNFGEFLPRMTWVNFGGGHLMTREGYDIDRLIRVVRAFREKWGVHVILEPGSAFGWQTGWLVSRVLDVVHNVKDAALLDVSVSAHMPDVLEMPYRPRILGAGDPPEHDHREAVDAPAGHAYLIGGTTCLAGDVVGEYVFGRPLEVGDRVVFDDMIHYTMVKTTFFNGVKHPDIGILHVDGSYERVRTFGYEEFKAKLS, from the coding sequence ATGACCGTTGCCGATCTGCGCCTGCCCGACGTGATGCCCGTGGAGTCCATCGACTGGGCCGCGATTCCCAGTCCGGCCTTCGTGCTGGACGAGTCCCGCCTGCGCCGGAACCTCGCCCTGATCGAGTACGTGCAGCGCGAGAGCGGCGCGCAGATCATCGTGGCCTTCAAGGGCTTCTCGATGTGGTCGGCGTTCCCGGTCCTGCGCGAGTACGGCATCACCGGCGCGACCGCCAGCTCGCTGAACGAGGCGATCCTGGCGAAAGAGGAGATGCAGGGCGAGGTGCACGTCTACGCCCCCGCGTACGCCGACGAGGACTTCCCCCGGGTGCTGGACCTGGCCGACCACCTGGTGTTCAACTCCTTCTCGCAGTGGGCGCGCTTCCGGCCACAGGTCGAGGCGGCGCGGGCGGCGGGCAAGACCGTGCATGTGGGCATCCGCGTGAATCCCGAGTACGCCGAGGTCGAGACCGACCTGTACAACCCGGCCGGGCCGTACTCGCGCCTGGGCGTCACGCGCCGGGAATTCCGCGAGGACCTGCTGGACGGCGTGGACGGCCTGCACTTCCACACGCTGTGCGAGAAGGACAGCGACACGCTGGAGCGCACGCTGGAGGTGCTGGAGCGCAACTTCGGCGAGTTCCTGCCGCGCATGACGTGGGTGAATTTCGGCGGCGGCCACCTGATGACCCGCGAGGGCTACGACATCGACCGCCTGATCCGCGTGGTGCGCGCGTTCCGCGAGAAGTGGGGCGTGCACGTGATCCTGGAGCCGGGCAGCGCCTTCGGGTGGCAGACCGGGTGGCTGGTGAGCCGCGTGCTGGACGTGGTGCACAACGTCAAGGACGCTGCGCTGCTGGACGTGTCGGTCTCGGCCCACATGCCCGACGTGCTGGAGATGCCGTACCGGCCGCGCATCCTGGGCGCCGGCGACCCGCCGGAGCATGACCACCGGGAAGCGGTGGACGCGCCGGCCGGGCACGCCTACCTGATCGGCGGGACGACATGCCTGGCGGGCGACGTGGTGGGCGAGTACGTGTTCGGCCGCCCGCTGGAGGTGGGCGACCGCGTGGTATTCGACGACATGATCCACTACACGATGGTCAAGACGACCTTCTTCAACGGCGTGAAGCACCCGGACATCGGCATCCTGCACGTGGACGGCTCGTACGAGCGGGTCAGGACCTTCGGCTACGAGGAGTTCAAGGCCAAGCTGAGCTGA
- a CDS encoding DUF4384 domain-containing protein encodes MFQRTTVRPAQRAAALALTTLLGLGAAHASPAKITAQSIIVNPVETKLSVDVWVNRDPGGKGNPVYRKGEQVQIGLKTNQDAYVYLFNVNANGKIDLFFPNSYEESNFVKAGVTRVFPTQDAKYTLTVGGPNGQDKLLALASTTQLTLDDIARFAGDQGFAQVRVQGQENLARALSIIVSPLPADGWTTDVVTFRVGGQPLGTATGTVTTTPGQPAAQPAPTPQPAPTPAPQPAPAAATYQPGEKQDSSLDQAMVDAYARSKGEDSLGQATTYAVPWGDGLWQKFAGVGAYGDAVLLHANGSSRSYAVHGMLLERYLALAKAENGATRPPARLGWAAGDEKVIPQNPRGTSGLYGFFQNGALYGTDKYGVFWLQGAVLKTYQGLGGSGSFLGFPTRDQYTVNGAWAADFEGGSIRTVNGTPKVYRK; translated from the coding sequence ATGTTCCAGCGAACGACCGTCCGTCCCGCCCAACGCGCCGCCGCCCTGGCCCTGACCACGCTGCTCGGCCTGGGCGCCGCACACGCCAGCCCGGCCAAGATCACCGCGCAGAGCATCATCGTGAACCCCGTCGAGACCAAGCTCAGCGTAGACGTGTGGGTCAACCGCGACCCGGGCGGGAAGGGCAACCCGGTGTACCGCAAGGGCGAGCAGGTCCAGATCGGCCTGAAGACCAACCAGGACGCCTACGTGTACCTGTTCAACGTGAACGCCAACGGCAAGATCGACCTGTTCTTCCCCAACAGCTACGAGGAGAGCAACTTCGTGAAGGCCGGCGTGACCAGGGTGTTCCCCACCCAGGACGCCAAATACACACTCACGGTGGGCGGCCCGAACGGTCAGGACAAGCTGCTCGCGCTGGCGAGCACCACACAGCTCACCCTGGACGACATCGCGCGCTTCGCCGGCGACCAGGGCTTCGCGCAAGTGCGCGTGCAGGGCCAGGAGAACCTTGCGCGCGCCCTGAGCATCATCGTGAGTCCCCTGCCCGCCGATGGCTGGACGACGGACGTGGTGACGTTCCGCGTGGGCGGCCAGCCGCTGGGGACCGCCACCGGCACCGTGACCACCACCCCCGGACAGCCCGCGGCCCAGCCGGCACCCACCCCCCAGCCCGCCCCGACCCCCGCCCCACAGCCCGCGCCCGCCGCGGCGACGTACCAGCCGGGCGAGAAGCAGGATTCCTCGCTCGATCAGGCGATGGTGGACGCCTATGCCCGCTCGAAGGGCGAGGACTCGCTGGGCCAGGCCACCACGTACGCCGTGCCGTGGGGCGACGGTCTGTGGCAGAAGTTCGCGGGGGTCGGCGCGTACGGCGACGCGGTGCTGCTGCACGCGAACGGCAGCAGCCGCTCGTACGCCGTGCACGGCATGCTGCTGGAGCGCTACCTCGCCCTGGCGAAGGCCGAGAACGGCGCGACCCGCCCGCCCGCGCGCCTGGGCTGGGCGGCCGGCGACGAGAAGGTCATCCCGCAGAACCCGCGCGGCACCAGCGGCCTGTACGGCTTCTTCCAGAACGGAGCGCTGTACGGCACCGACAAGTACGGCGTGTTCTGGTTGCAGGGCGCCGTCCTGAAGACCTACCAGGGCCTGGGCGGCAGCGGGTCGTTCCTGGGCTTCCCCACCCGTGACCAGTACACCGTGAACGGCGCGTGGGCCGCCGATTTCGAGGGCGGCAGCATCCGCACCGTGAACGGCACGCCGAAGGTGTACCGCAAGTAA
- a CDS encoding DUF554 domain-containing protein codes for MTLLSQLSGTLVNVATVLLGTLIGLTIGGRLPQRTQRTLLQTLSLVVLFIGLDMAGSVNRVSGGAVPGVILTLLSLAAGAVIGEALGIEDRLERLGERLRERFRGGSRFTEGFVAASLLFCVGPMTVIGGLQNGLTGDTATYVLKSVLDGIAALALAGVYGIGVGFSALTVLLVQGGLSVAAGAFASGLLGGADPGVLKTNPYILLVTGAGGMMIVGISWNLMLAGLGFDDRRVRVGSLLPALLIAPLALWAALRVQG; via the coding sequence ATGACTCTGCTCTCCCAGCTGTCCGGCACCCTGGTCAATGTCGCTACCGTCCTGCTGGGCACACTGATCGGCCTGACCATCGGGGGGCGCCTGCCGCAGCGCACGCAGCGCACCCTGCTCCAGACGCTGAGCCTGGTGGTGCTGTTCATCGGGCTGGACATGGCAGGCAGCGTGAACCGCGTGTCCGGCGGCGCGGTGCCCGGCGTGATCCTGACCCTGCTGAGCCTTGCGGCCGGGGCGGTGATCGGCGAGGCGCTGGGCATCGAGGACCGCCTGGAGCGCCTGGGCGAGCGGCTGCGCGAGCGCTTCCGGGGCGGCAGCCGCTTCACGGAGGGCTTCGTGGCGGCCAGCCTGCTGTTCTGCGTCGGGCCGATGACCGTGATCGGCGGGCTCCAGAACGGCCTGACCGGCGACACTGCCACCTACGTGCTCAAGAGCGTGCTGGACGGCATCGCGGCCCTCGCGCTGGCGGGCGTGTACGGCATCGGCGTGGGCTTCAGCGCCCTGACGGTGCTGCTCGTGCAGGGCGGCCTCAGCGTGGCGGCGGGGGCCTTCGCCTCGGGGCTGCTGGGCGGCGCGGACCCGGGCGTGCTGAAGACGAATCCCTACATCCTGCTGGTCACCGGTGCGGGCGGCATGATGATCGTTGGGATCAGCTGGAACCTGATGCTGGCGGGCCTGGGCTTCGACGACCGGCGGGTGCGGGTCGGCAGCCTGCTCCCGGCGCTGCTGATCGCGCCGCTGGCACTGTGGGCGGCGCTGCGGGTCCAGGGATAG
- a CDS encoding leishmanolysin-related zinc metalloendopeptidase, whose product MTRSPLFRLACCTALIGAVLTACGRSDSTSAVSSGPALQAGAPDLSGLAVDPGARIAALQPQATETYAITLNFAPGSASSVVNAMTAAAKRWQGLVTQGLPNATVNIAANTCGSNAAYSGTIDDLLVFTGSKNIDGPGGILAQSGPCSVRTASGLTLYSTLIFDSSDLAQFGSQLTDIATHELGHSLGIGSLWSRFRLVSGANSNNPVYTGANGVREYRAAGGTLSSVPVENQGGSGTKGAHWRETTFNTELMTGYLNSGVKNPLSRISVGSLQDMGYAVNYAGADAYSVPLAAQGRSGIDLDGREQIIEPKYRVD is encoded by the coding sequence ATGACCCGTTCCCCCCTGTTCCGACTCGCGTGCTGCACCGCCCTCATCGGCGCCGTCCTCACGGCCTGTGGGCGCAGCGACTCCACGTCCGCCGTGTCCAGCGGCCCGGCCCTGCAGGCCGGCGCGCCCGACCTCTCGGGCCTGGCAGTCGATCCCGGCGCCCGCATCGCTGCGCTGCAACCGCAGGCCACCGAGACGTACGCCATCACCCTGAACTTCGCACCGGGCAGCGCCAGCAGCGTCGTGAACGCCATGACGGCCGCCGCCAAGCGCTGGCAGGGGCTGGTCACGCAGGGCCTGCCGAACGCCACGGTGAACATCGCCGCCAACACCTGCGGCAGCAACGCCGCCTACAGCGGCACCATCGACGACCTGCTGGTGTTCACGGGCAGCAAGAACATCGACGGGCCCGGCGGTATCCTGGCGCAGAGCGGCCCGTGCTCGGTGCGCACGGCGAGCGGCCTGACGCTGTACTCCACCCTGATCTTCGACTCGTCGGACCTGGCGCAGTTCGGCTCGCAGCTCACCGACATCGCCACGCACGAACTCGGGCACTCGCTGGGCATCGGGTCGCTGTGGTCGCGCTTCCGGCTGGTCAGCGGCGCGAACTCCAACAACCCGGTGTACACCGGCGCCAACGGCGTGCGCGAGTACCGCGCGGCGGGCGGCACCCTGAGCAGCGTGCCGGTCGAGAACCAGGGCGGCAGCGGCACCAAGGGCGCGCACTGGCGCGAGACGACCTTCAACACCGAACTCATGACCGGCTACCTCAACAGCGGCGTGAAGAACCCGCTGTCGCGGATCAGCGTGGGCAGCCTGCAGGACATGGGCTACGCCGTGAACTACGCCGGGGCCGATGCCTACAGCGTGCCGCTGGCCGCGCAGGGACGGTCGGGCATCGACCTGGACGGCCGCGAGCAGATCATCGAACCGAAGTACCGCGTGGACTGA
- a CDS encoding helix-turn-helix domain-containing protein, which yields MTLTEQFHTLPKLLKVAEVAAFTGTHERTVRRWIRDGRLVAVEHDSGLRVPRRALWRFLGLDLALSA from the coding sequence ATGACCCTGACCGAACAGTTCCACACCCTGCCCAAGCTCCTCAAGGTGGCCGAGGTCGCCGCCTTCACCGGCACCCACGAACGCACCGTGCGCCGCTGGATCCGTGACGGCCGCCTCGTCGCGGTCGAGCACGACAGCGGCCTGCGTGTGCCGCGGCGCGCCCTGTGGCGTTTCCTCGGTCTGGATCTGGCGCTCAGCGCGTAA
- a CDS encoding cytochrome P450, which translates to MRDPAAAALPTATLPVGDPTFVRNPYPLLADLRAHTPVFHDPGLNRVVLTRHADIAALLRDRRFGRSALHRYSRDELGWPPPDPRQATFDAFNSNHLLDSEPPKHTRLRSLVGLAFTPRRVEALQARIKAILGAQLAGLRDAGAFDLVGAYAEPLPVTVIAELLGVPDAERHQLRPWSAAIVKLYEPSPTPQDQDAAEDAVRDFSALLRDLGAARRRDPKDDLITALVQVQDEGGDRLSEQELVDTCILLLNAGHEASVNGLSAGVLALLRRPAHWQALVDAAPSADSLPAFRTAAEELLRFDTPLPMFERIVLEPLSLHGAELRPGDRVALLYASGNRDAAAFDRPDELRLDRQPNPHLTFGLGIHYCLGAPLARLELALSLRALCRALPDLRLADPDELGQYTGGFVIRGLARLDVVAG; encoded by the coding sequence GTGCGTGACCCGGCTGCCGCAGCGCTGCCCACCGCCACCCTGCCCGTCGGTGACCCCACGTTCGTGCGCAATCCGTACCCGCTGCTGGCGGACCTGCGGGCGCACACGCCGGTGTTTCACGACCCCGGCCTGAACCGCGTGGTGCTCACCCGCCACGCGGACATCGCCGCGCTGCTGCGTGACCGGCGTTTCGGGCGCAGCGCGCTGCACCGCTACTCGCGGGACGAGCTGGGCTGGCCGCCACCGGACCCGCGGCAGGCGACCTTCGACGCCTTCAACAGCAACCACCTGCTCGACTCCGAGCCGCCCAAGCACACCCGGCTGCGCTCGCTGGTGGGGCTGGCCTTCACGCCACGCCGTGTCGAGGCACTCCAGGCGCGCATCAAGGCGATTCTCGGGGCTCAGCTGGCCGGCCTGCGGGACGCCGGGGCCTTCGACCTCGTCGGTGCCTATGCCGAGCCGCTGCCGGTCACGGTGATCGCGGAGCTGCTGGGCGTGCCGGACGCCGAGCGCCACCAGCTGCGGCCGTGGTCGGCGGCCATCGTGAAACTGTACGAGCCCTCACCCACCCCGCAGGACCAGGACGCCGCCGAGGACGCCGTGCGCGACTTCAGCGCCCTGCTGCGCGACCTGGGCGCCGCGCGCCGCCGTGACCCCAAAGACGACCTGATCACCGCGCTGGTGCAGGTTCAGGACGAGGGCGGCGACCGCCTCAGCGAGCAGGAACTGGTGGACACCTGCATCCTGCTGCTGAACGCCGGGCACGAGGCGAGCGTGAACGGCCTGTCTGCCGGCGTGCTGGCCCTGCTGAGGCGCCCGGCCCACTGGCAGGCCCTGGTGGACGCCGCACCCTCGGCGGACAGTCTGCCCGCCTTCCGCACCGCCGCCGAGGAACTGCTGCGCTTCGACACGCCGCTGCCGATGTTCGAGCGCATCGTGCTGGAGCCCCTGTCCTTACACGGCGCCGAGCTGCGGCCCGGCGACCGGGTGGCGCTGCTGTACGCCAGCGGCAACCGCGACGCGGCCGCCTTCGACCGTCCGGACGAGCTGCGGCTGGACCGCCAGCCCAACCCGCACCTGACCTTCGGGCTGGGCATCCACTACTGCCTGGGAGCGCCGCTGGCCCGGCTGGAACTCGCCCTGAGCCTGCGCGCCCTGTGCCGCGCCCTGCCGGACCTGCGCCTGGCCGACCCGGACGAACTAGGCCAGTACACCGGCGGCTTCGTGATCCGCGGCCTGGCCCGGCTGGACGTGGTGGCGGGCTGA
- a CDS encoding DivIVA domain-containing protein translates to MKSTPLDIRHQEFPQRFNGYDRHSVRAFLSDLAEEFEMLLQRQQEQQDYLLDLEKQLEERKQHEDEIRRAVVSAERIAHELRENAARESDLLLAQATTQREGVLRDAQSRGAELEARHQARAAALEAAFRTRFAELERRLHDLTLERDRVQAQRLMDLEREFTERHGELTTRLSTARTEYAHFLSAYRSLMSSFAEMSAQHVLPAEAALNAPRLPSHDLMPPLAAPEADALAVRGSQEAGAATSPDESSRVLDAAQPDLPAGEPHSDGTLTGQEERQGA, encoded by the coding sequence GTGAAATCCACTCCGCTCGACATCCGGCACCAGGAGTTTCCCCAGCGGTTCAACGGCTACGACCGGCACAGCGTACGGGCCTTCCTAAGCGATCTGGCCGAGGAGTTCGAGATGCTGCTGCAACGTCAGCAGGAACAGCAGGACTACCTGCTCGACCTCGAGAAGCAGCTTGAGGAACGCAAGCAGCACGAGGACGAGATCCGCCGCGCGGTGGTGTCGGCCGAGCGCATCGCGCACGAACTGCGCGAGAACGCCGCGCGCGAGAGCGACCTGCTGCTCGCGCAGGCCACCACCCAGCGCGAGGGCGTGCTGCGCGACGCGCAGAGCCGCGGCGCGGAACTCGAGGCGCGGCACCAGGCGCGCGCCGCGGCGCTGGAGGCGGCCTTCCGCACGCGCTTCGCGGAGCTGGAGCGGCGCCTGCACGACCTGACGCTGGAACGCGACCGGGTGCAGGCCCAGCGCCTGATGGACCTCGAGCGCGAGTTCACGGAGCGCCACGGGGAACTCACGACCCGCCTGTCGACGGCCCGCACCGAGTACGCGCACTTCCTGAGCGCGTACCGCTCGCTGATGTCCTCGTTCGCGGAGATGTCCGCCCAGCACGTCCTGCCGGCCGAGGCGGCCCTGAACGCGCCGCGGCTGCCCTCGCACGACCTGATGCCCCCGCTGGCGGCGCCAGAAGCCGACGCGCTGGCCGTGCGCGGCTCCCAGGAAGCGGGCGCGGCGACCAGCCCGGATGAGTCCTCCCGGGTGCTGGACGCGGCCCAGCCGGACCTGCCGGCCGGCGAGCCCCACTCCGACGGCACCCTGACCGGGCAGGAGGAGCGCCAGGGTGCGTGA
- a CDS encoding YggS family pyridoxal phosphate enzyme yields MSVPAVLEGLRAAERAAGRPEGSARLVAVTKGHTLAEIEARVLAHGAFPLGESRGQELRDKSAERPDLEWHFIGPLQRNKVKYLNRVGLVHTIEAAWQAEAIAQAAQGWGHAPDVLLQLHNGEAQKHGIPAPELPATLRAVQATGLRVRGLMVIAPDAEAGADQAGILRVFQDTAARAHDLGLSDLSMGMSADYPLAVQAGATLIRVGRSLFT; encoded by the coding sequence GTGAGCGTTCCAGCCGTGCTTGAGGGACTGCGCGCCGCCGAACGCGCCGCCGGGCGGCCCGAGGGCAGCGCCCGGCTGGTCGCGGTGACCAAGGGCCACACCCTGGCTGAGATCGAGGCGCGTGTCCTGGCACACGGTGCGTTTCCGCTGGGCGAAAGCCGCGGGCAGGAACTGCGCGACAAGTCCGCCGAGCGGCCGGACCTGGAGTGGCATTTCATCGGGCCGCTGCAGCGCAACAAGGTGAAGTACCTGAACCGGGTGGGGCTGGTGCACACCATCGAGGCGGCGTGGCAGGCCGAGGCGATCGCGCAGGCCGCGCAGGGCTGGGGCCACGCGCCGGACGTGCTGCTGCAACTCCACAACGGCGAGGCGCAGAAGCACGGCATTCCTGCTCCGGAGCTGCCGGCCACGCTGCGGGCGGTGCAGGCGACCGGACTGCGCGTGCGCGGCCTGATGGTGATCGCGCCGGACGCGGAGGCGGGGGCGGATCAGGCAGGTATTCTGCGGGTGTTCCAGGACACGGCGGCCCGCGCCCACGACCTGGGCCTGAGTGACCTCAGCATGGGCATGAGCGCTGATTACCCCCTGGCCGTGCAGGCCGGCGCCACCCTGATCCGGGTGGGAAGGAGTCTGTTCACGTGA